A genomic segment from Streptomyces antibioticus encodes:
- the sucC gene encoding ADP-forming succinate--CoA ligase subunit beta, whose protein sequence is MDLYEHQARQLFDRHGIVVPRAEITDSPKEAREIARRLGGRAVVKAQVKTGGRGKAGGVKFAADPAAAELTARQILGMDIKGHTVGTVMLAEPVAVEAEFYVSYVLDRAGGRFLAIASAEGGMDIEEVAATRPEAVARVPVDPAEGVTASKAAEIAEAAGLPARAVDVLVRLWQVLVREDALLVEVNPLVRTTRGQILALDGKVTLDDNAAFRQARWGSETDGYGDPLEAAAAAKGLTYVRLDGEVGIIGNGAGLVMSTLDVVAGCGARPANFLDIGGGASAQVMADGLTVILSDPAVRSVLVNVFGGITACDAVAEGIVRALDTVRLTRPLVVRLDGNNAARGREILDARRHPLVEQATTMDGAARRAADLATAA, encoded by the coding sequence ATGGACCTGTACGAGCACCAGGCACGACAACTCTTCGACAGACACGGCATCGTGGTACCGAGGGCGGAGATCACCGACTCGCCCAAGGAGGCACGGGAGATCGCCCGCCGGCTGGGCGGCCGCGCGGTGGTGAAGGCGCAGGTGAAGACCGGCGGCCGGGGCAAGGCGGGCGGCGTCAAGTTCGCCGCCGACCCGGCCGCCGCCGAACTCACGGCCCGTCAGATCCTGGGCATGGACATCAAGGGCCACACGGTCGGCACGGTCATGCTGGCCGAACCCGTGGCCGTCGAGGCCGAGTTCTACGTCTCCTATGTACTGGACCGCGCCGGCGGACGCTTCCTCGCGATCGCCTCCGCCGAGGGCGGCATGGACATCGAGGAGGTCGCCGCCACCCGGCCCGAGGCCGTCGCCCGGGTGCCGGTCGACCCCGCCGAGGGCGTCACCGCGTCCAAGGCGGCCGAGATCGCCGAGGCCGCCGGGCTGCCGGCCCGCGCCGTCGACGTCCTGGTCCGCCTCTGGCAGGTCCTGGTCCGCGAGGACGCCCTGCTCGTCGAGGTCAACCCGCTCGTGCGCACCACCCGGGGTCAGATCCTCGCCCTCGACGGCAAGGTCACCCTCGACGACAACGCGGCCTTCCGGCAGGCCCGTTGGGGCTCCGAGACGGACGGGTACGGGGACCCGCTGGAGGCGGCCGCCGCCGCCAAGGGCCTCACCTACGTCCGCCTCGACGGCGAGGTCGGCATCATCGGCAACGGCGCGGGCCTGGTGATGTCCACCCTCGACGTGGTGGCCGGCTGCGGCGCCCGCCCGGCCAACTTCCTCGACATCGGCGGCGGTGCCTCCGCCCAGGTCATGGCCGACGGCCTCACGGTGATCCTCTCCGACCCCGCCGTACGGTCCGTCCTCGTCAACGTCTTCGGCGGCATCACCGCCTGCGACGCCGTCGCCGAGGGCATCGTGCGCGCCCTGGATACCGTACGGCTGACCCGACCGCTCGTCGTCCGGCTCGACGGCAACAACGCGGCCCGGGGGCGGGAGATCCTCGACGCCCGCCGCCATCCGCTGGTCGAGCAGGCCACCACCATGGACGGCGCCGCCCGGCGCGCCGCCGACCTCGCCACCGCAGCCTGA
- the sucD gene encoding succinate--CoA ligase subunit alpha codes for MAIYLTQESRVLVQGMTGGEGMRHTRRMLAAGTDVVGGVNPRKAGRTVDFGDRAVPVFGSVAEGIAATGADVSVVFVPPAFVRAAVTEAADAGIGLAVVITEGVPVHDSVAFTAYAAARGTRIIGPNCPGLISPGQSNAGIIPADITKPGRIGLVSKSGTLTYQLMYELRDIGFSTCVGIGGDPVVGTSHIDCLAAFESDPDTELIVLIGEIGGDAEERAAGYIRDHVTKPVVGYIAGFTAPEGRTMGHAGAIVSGSSGTARAKKEALEAVGVRVGGTPTETARLVLAALEGTA; via the coding sequence ATGGCCATCTACCTCACCCAGGAGAGCAGGGTCCTCGTCCAGGGCATGACCGGCGGCGAGGGCATGCGGCACACCCGGCGGATGCTGGCCGCCGGCACGGACGTCGTCGGCGGCGTCAATCCGCGCAAGGCGGGCCGCACCGTCGACTTCGGCGACCGCGCCGTGCCCGTCTTCGGCTCCGTCGCGGAGGGCATCGCGGCGACCGGCGCCGATGTCAGCGTCGTCTTCGTCCCGCCCGCCTTCGTCCGGGCCGCCGTGACCGAGGCGGCCGACGCCGGTATCGGCCTCGCCGTCGTCATCACCGAGGGCGTCCCGGTCCACGACTCGGTCGCCTTCACGGCGTACGCCGCGGCGCGCGGCACCCGGATCATCGGCCCCAACTGCCCCGGCCTGATCAGCCCCGGCCAGTCCAACGCGGGCATCATCCCGGCCGACATCACCAAGCCCGGCCGGATCGGCCTGGTCTCCAAGTCCGGCACCCTCACCTACCAACTCATGTACGAGCTGCGGGACATCGGGTTCTCCACCTGTGTCGGCATCGGCGGCGACCCGGTCGTCGGCACCAGCCACATCGACTGCCTCGCCGCCTTCGAGAGCGACCCCGACACCGAACTGATCGTCCTCATCGGCGAGATCGGCGGCGACGCCGAGGAGCGCGCCGCCGGGTACATCCGCGACCACGTCACCAAGCCCGTCGTCGGCTACATCGCCGGGTTCACCGCGCCCGAGGGCCGCACGATGGGCCACGCCGGCGCGATCGTGTCCGGCTCCTCGGGGACCGCGCGCGCCAAGAAGGAGGCGCTGGAGGCGGTGGGCGTCCGGGTCGGCGGCACCCCGACCGAGACGGCCCGCCTCGTCCTCGCCGCGCTGGAGGGGACGGCCTGA
- a CDS encoding aldehyde dehydrogenase family protein, translated as MTTTLTLKSGTSWADAWRRCLAVAPEAFRDDRVLNLWNAGWQADGRPLPATSPVDGSPVAGPPRLDGATAHRAVRAALDQHRAWRHVPLAERRARVAATLDALAAHRDLLALLLVWEIGKPWRAARADVDRALDGVRWYVDGIEAMTAGRAPLDGPVSNIASWNYPMSVLTHALLVQALAGNAVIAKTPTDGGVACLTLACALAAREGVPVTLVSGSGGELSEALVRAPEIGCVSFVGGRDTGAAVATAVTGLGTRHILEQEGLNTWGVWNYSDWDTLAATIPGLFDYGKQRCTAYPRFVVQRELFDAFLAAYLPAVRTLTLGHPLAVERCTDPYPRLDFGPVINAAKAKELHDQVAEAIDRGAVPLYRGSLADGRFLPGQDTSAYVRPVTLLHPPPSSPLHHAEPFGPVDTIVLVDTEAELLAAMNASNGALVATLSTDDRATFDRLAPHIRAFKVGHGRPRSRGDRDELFGGFGASWRGAFVGGELLVRAVTRGPAGERLPGNFPEDRLTS; from the coding sequence ATGACCACCACCCTCACCCTCAAGTCCGGCACCTCCTGGGCCGACGCCTGGCGCCGCTGCCTCGCCGTCGCACCGGAGGCGTTCCGCGACGACCGTGTCCTCAACCTCTGGAACGCCGGCTGGCAGGCGGACGGCCGCCCGCTGCCCGCCACCAGCCCGGTCGACGGGAGCCCCGTCGCCGGACCGCCCCGGCTGGACGGGGCCACCGCGCACCGCGCCGTCCGCGCCGCCCTCGACCAGCACCGCGCCTGGCGGCACGTGCCGCTCGCCGAACGCCGGGCCCGGGTCGCCGCCACCCTCGACGCCCTCGCCGCCCACCGCGACCTGCTCGCCCTGCTGCTCGTCTGGGAGATCGGCAAGCCCTGGCGGGCGGCCCGGGCCGACGTCGACCGCGCCCTGGACGGCGTGCGCTGGTACGTCGACGGCATCGAGGCGATGACGGCCGGCCGGGCCCCGCTGGACGGGCCCGTCTCCAACATCGCGAGCTGGAACTACCCGATGAGCGTGCTCACGCACGCCCTGTTGGTGCAGGCCCTCGCCGGCAACGCGGTCATCGCCAAGACCCCCACCGACGGCGGCGTCGCCTGCCTCACCCTGGCCTGCGCCCTCGCCGCCCGCGAGGGCGTCCCGGTCACCCTCGTCAGCGGTAGCGGCGGCGAACTGTCCGAGGCGCTGGTGCGGGCGCCCGAGATCGGCTGCGTCTCCTTCGTCGGCGGCCGCGACACCGGCGCCGCCGTCGCCACCGCCGTCACCGGCCTCGGCACCCGGCACATCCTCGAACAGGAGGGACTCAACACCTGGGGCGTGTGGAACTACTCGGACTGGGACACCCTCGCGGCGACGATCCCGGGGCTCTTCGACTACGGCAAGCAACGCTGCACCGCCTACCCGCGCTTCGTCGTCCAGCGCGAGCTGTTCGACGCCTTCCTCGCCGCCTACCTCCCGGCCGTGCGCACCCTGACCCTCGGCCACCCGCTGGCCGTCGAACGGTGCACCGACCCCTACCCCCGGCTCGACTTCGGGCCGGTGATCAACGCGGCCAAGGCGAAGGAACTCCACGACCAGGTCGCCGAGGCCATCGACCGCGGCGCGGTCCCGCTGTACCGGGGCAGCCTCGCCGACGGCCGCTTCCTGCCCGGCCAGGACACCTCGGCGTACGTCCGGCCGGTCACCCTGCTCCATCCGCCGCCGTCCTCGCCGCTGCACCACGCGGAGCCGTTCGGCCCGGTCGACACGATCGTCCTGGTCGACACGGAGGCCGAGCTGCTGGCCGCGATGAACGCCTCCAACGGCGCCCTGGTCGCCACCCTGTCCACCGACGACCGGGCCACCTTCGACCGGCTGGCCCCGCACATCCGCGCCTTCAAGGTGGGGCACGGCCGGCCCCGCTCGCGCGGCGACCGCGACGAGCTGTTCGGCGGCTTCGGCGCGTCCTGGCGGGGCGCCTTCGTCGGCGGCGAACTGCTGGTGCGCGCCGTCACCCGGGGCCCGGCGGGGGAGCGGCTGCCCGGGAACTTCCCGGAGGACCGGCTGACGTCGTGA
- a CDS encoding ATP-binding protein: MTDYIQNPVLWALLVAVLVSVALIVRQRRAARTLRQEFADLRARHIELENGYAKSVEAAQERADEATKTVLKSAMRTLQGLAAEQQLIVSRLQNKYGESVILQDLLEIDHTNSQFGRRAQSIAVLCDGWLGRQRDVASVYDVVRSAQGRVRHYRRVEILSQVDFGITSRAVEPVALALAELLDNATSYSSPDTVVEINIRTVPKGICIVVDDAGVGMNDEERARAERLLTSDRVSGVSALGNPPQFGFAVIGVLSERFGFEVSVDSSSPYGGVRAVLLLPHDLLTSAPEQKEPAPVVPAAAPQARGGGPEAAVPMTTSDGLPKRRRKRPMAIVPGTPSAGPATAGRSGAETAAIMGAFQRGTRSGRAVQPEPEQSSSTRGTSSEGHEFS; this comes from the coding sequence ATGACTGATTACATACAGAACCCGGTACTCTGGGCTCTCCTCGTCGCCGTACTCGTCTCCGTCGCCCTCATAGTTCGCCAGCGCAGGGCGGCGCGGACGTTAAGGCAGGAGTTCGCAGATCTCCGGGCTCGGCACATCGAGCTGGAGAACGGGTACGCGAAATCCGTCGAGGCAGCCCAGGAAAGAGCCGACGAGGCTACGAAAACGGTCCTGAAGTCCGCGATGCGGACACTCCAGGGCCTCGCCGCGGAACAGCAGTTGATCGTTTCCCGGCTCCAGAACAAATACGGCGAGTCGGTGATCCTCCAGGACCTTCTGGAGATCGACCACACCAACTCCCAGTTCGGTCGCCGCGCCCAGTCCATCGCCGTGCTCTGCGACGGCTGGCTGGGACGTCAGCGCGATGTCGCATCGGTCTACGACGTGGTGCGCAGCGCCCAGGGAAGAGTCCGCCACTACCGGCGGGTGGAAATTCTCTCGCAGGTGGACTTCGGTATCACCAGCCGTGCCGTGGAACCCGTGGCGCTGGCCCTCGCGGAACTGCTCGACAACGCCACGAGTTATTCCAGCCCCGATACTGTTGTCGAAATCAACATTCGTACCGTGCCCAAGGGAATCTGTATCGTCGTCGACGACGCGGGTGTCGGTATGAACGACGAGGAGCGGGCCCGCGCCGAAAGACTGCTGACCAGCGACCGCGTCTCCGGCGTCTCCGCGCTCGGCAATCCGCCGCAGTTCGGCTTCGCGGTGATCGGCGTCCTCAGCGAACGCTTCGGCTTCGAGGTGTCCGTGGACTCCAGCTCCCCCTACGGAGGTGTCCGCGCCGTCCTGCTCCTGCCCCACGACCTGCTCACCAGCGCTCCCGAGCAGAAGGAGCCGGCCCCGGTCGTCCCCGCCGCCGCCCCCCAGGCCCGAGGCGGTGGACCCGAGGCCGCGGTGCCCATGACCACCTCCGACGGCCTGCCGAAACGCCGCCGCAAGCGGCCCATGGCGATCGTGCCGGGCACGCCCTCGGCGGGCCCCGCGACCGCCGGCCGCTCCGGTGCGGAGACGGCCGCCATCATGGGCGCCTTCCAGCGCGGCACCCGGTCGGGCCGGGCCGTCCAGCCGGAGCCGGAACAGTCGAGCAGCACCCGTGGTACGAGCAGCGAAGGGCATGAGTTCTCGTGA
- a CDS encoding roadblock/LC7 domain-containing protein, translating into MNDDLSWMLDSALEIPGALHAVLISADGLLMARTQDFGKDDADRVAAAMSGVQSLSRSLAFFCEDGSQKWRQTLVEFDGGWVFLISAGEGAYLGVSASPEVDMQDITFRMQQLVGQLGKALTTPPRENLGARS; encoded by the coding sequence GTGAACGACGACCTGTCATGGATGCTTGACAGCGCCCTGGAGATTCCCGGGGCCCTGCACGCCGTCCTGATCTCCGCCGACGGCCTGCTGATGGCACGGACCCAGGACTTCGGCAAGGACGACGCGGACCGGGTGGCCGCGGCGATGAGCGGCGTGCAGTCGCTCAGCCGCTCGCTCGCCTTCTTCTGCGAGGACGGCAGCCAGAAATGGCGCCAGACGCTCGTCGAGTTCGACGGCGGCTGGGTCTTCCTGATATCCGCCGGCGAGGGCGCCTACCTCGGCGTCTCGGCGTCGCCGGAGGTCGACATGCAGGACATCACCTTCCGCATGCAGCAGCTCGTCGGCCAGCTCGGCAAGGCGCTGACCACGCCGCCGCGCGAGAACCTCGGCGCCCGGTCATGA
- a CDS encoding DUF742 domain-containing protein, translating to MTGFGELESQTPELVRPYVITKGRGLPDEEQLSLITLVTAAADHQQRPTRLSPEEQSLLDLCAAGYLSVAEIAGHTQLPLGVVKILLAALTEGGYLVTRPPVQRAPLADREILEEVLNGLRAKFG from the coding sequence ATGACGGGATTCGGCGAACTGGAGTCACAGACACCGGAGTTAGTGCGTCCGTACGTCATCACCAAGGGCCGCGGACTGCCCGACGAGGAGCAGCTCTCCCTCATCACGCTGGTCACGGCCGCCGCCGACCATCAGCAGCGGCCCACCCGGCTGTCCCCCGAGGAACAGAGCCTGCTCGACCTGTGCGCGGCCGGCTACCTCTCGGTCGCCGAGATCGCGGGGCACACCCAACTGCCCCTCGGTGTCGTGAAGATCCTCCTCGCCGCCCTGACCGAGGGCGGCTACCTCGTCACCCGCCCGCCCGTCCAGCGGGCCCCGCTCGCCGACAGGGAGATCCTGGAGGAGGTGCTGAATGGTCTCAGGGCCAAGTTTGGATGA